The Felis catus isolate Fca126 chromosome X, F.catus_Fca126_mat1.0, whole genome shotgun sequence genome includes a region encoding these proteins:
- the DKC1 gene encoding H/ACA ribonucleoprotein complex subunit DKC1: MADTEVYIVPKKHKKKKERKSLAEEDVAEIQHAEEFLIKPESKAAQLDTSQWPLLLKNFDKLNVRTTHYTPLPCGSNPLKREIGDYIRTGFINLDKPSNPSSHEVVAWIRRILRVEKTGHSGTLDPKVTGCLIVCIERATRLVKSQQSAGKEYVGIVRLHNAIEGGTQLSRALETLTGALFQRPPLIAAVKRQLRVRTIYESKMIEYDPERRLGIFWVSCEAGTYIRTLCVHLGLLLGVGGQMQELRRVRSGVMSEKDHMVTMHDVLDAQWLYDNHKDESYLRRVVYPLEKLLTSHKRLVMKDSAVNAICYGAKIMLPGVLRYEDGIEVNQEIVVITTKGEAICMAIALMTTAVISTCDHGIVAKIKRVIMERDTYPRKWGLGPKASQKKLMIKQGLLDKHGKPTDSTPVAWTQEYVDYSDSAKREVAAKAAKAPQEVVEVVKAPKVVDEAVKAPKRKRESESDETSPQLVKKEKKKKKDKKAKAGVDSADDPGDGDSDASKKKKKKKKIKVEVVSE, encoded by the exons ATGGCGGACACGGAAG tgtATATTGTGCCGAAGAAacataagaagaaaaaggagcGGAAGTCGTTAGCAGAAGAAGATGTAGCA GAGATACAACACGCTGAGGAATTTCTTATCAAACCTGAATCCAAGGCGGCTCAGTTGGACACATCTCAATGGCCCCTGTTGCTCAAG AATTTCGATAAGCTAAATGTAAGGACAACACACTATACACCTCTTCCTTGTGGATCAAATCCTCTGAAGAGAGAGATTGGGGACTATATCAG GACAGGTTTCATTAATCTTGATAAGCCCTCCAACCCCTCTTCCCATGAGGTGGTAGCGTGGATCCGACGAATACTTCGGGTGGAGAAGACAGGACACAGTGGTACTCTGGATCCCAAGGTGACTGGCTGTTTAATCGTGTGCATAGAACGAGCCACTCGCTTGGTGAAATCCCAACAGAGTGCAG gCAAAGAGTATGTGGGAATTGTCCGGCTACACAATGCTATTGAAGGGGGGACTCAACTTTCTAGG GCCCTAGAAACTCTGACAGGTGCCTTATTCCAGCGACCCCCACTTATTGCTGCAGTAAAGAGGCAGCTCCGAGTGCGGACCATATACGAGAGCAAGATGATCGAGTATGATCCGGAAAGAAGATTAG GAATCTTCTGGGTGAGTTGTGAGGCCGGCACGTATATTCGGACACTGTGTGTGCACCTGGGTTTGTTGTTGGGAGTTGGCGGTCAGATGCAGGAACTTCGGCGGGTGCGTTCTGGAGTCATGAGTGAAAAG GACCATATGGTGACGATGCACGATGTGCTTGATGCCCAGTGGCTGTATGACAACCACAAGGATGAGAGTTACCTGCGGCGGGTTGTTTACCCTTTAGAAAAGCTCTTGACATCTCACAAACGGCTGGTGATGAAAGACAGCGCG GTGAATGCAATCTGCTATGGGGCAAAGATCATGCTTCCGGGAGTTCTCCGATACGAGGACGGCATCGAAGTCAACCAGGAGATCGTGGTCATCACCACCAAAGGGGAAGCGATCTGCATGG CTATTGCATTAATGACCACAGCAGTGATCTCTACCTGTGACCATGGTATAGTAGCCAAGATCAAGAGAGTGATCATGGAGAGAGATACTTATCCTCGGAAGTGGGGTTTAGGTCCAAAG GCAAGTCAGAAGAAGTTGATGATCAAGCAGGGCCTTCTGGATAAGCATGGCAAGCCCACAGACAGCACACCTGTCGCCTGGACGCAGGAGTACGTGGACTACAG TGACTCTGCCAAGAGAGAGGTGGCGGCCAAGGCAGCAAAAGCCCCGCAGGAAGTTGTTGAAGTGGTAAAAGCCCCAAAAGTAGTTGATGAAGCGGTGAAAGCTCCAAAG CGGAAGCGAGAGAGTGAAAGTGACGAGACGTCACCACAGCtggtcaagaaagaaaagaagaagaagaaggataaGAAGGCCAAAGCTGGTGTAGACAGTGCGGACGATCCGGGAGATGGG GACAGTGACGCcagcaagaagaagaagaagaagaagaaaatcaaagtggAAGTGGTTTCTGAGTAG